AGCGGGGGAAGGACCGCGAGCCCCGCTACGCCTACTCCGACGCGCAGCGCGACCGGATCATCGCCGAGCTGGGCGGCTGGGAGGCGGTGGAGACGCCGCAGCGCTACAAGGGCCTGGGCGAGATGGACGCCGAGCAGCTCTGGGCGACGACCATGGACCCGGCGCGGCGGACGCTCCTCGCCGTCAGCCTGCAGGACGCCCTGGCCGCCGACGAGATCTTCAGCATCCTGATGGGTACGGAGGTGGGCCCGCGGCGCGAGTTCATCCAGGAGCACGCGCACGAGGTCCAGAACCTGGACACCATCGGCTAGCGAGCCGCAGGGGGAGCCGGAGTGGCAGAGATCGGCAACGTCGTTCCCGTCGACCTGACGGAGCAGATGAAGCAGTCCTACATCGATTACGCCATGAGCGTGATCGTCAACCGCGCGTTGCCCGACGTGCGCGACGGCCTCAAGCCCGTCCACCGCCGCATCCTCTACGCCATGCGCGAGGCCGGCAACACCCCGGACAAGCCGTACAAGAAGTCGGCGCGCACCGTGGGCGAGGTGCTGGGCAAGTTCCACCCCCACGGGGACGTGGCCGTCTACGACGCGCTGGTGCGCATGGCCCAGGACTTCTCCATGCGC
The sequence above is a segment of the Bacillota bacterium genome. Coding sequences within it:
- a CDS encoding DNA gyrase subunit A codes for the protein MKQSYIDYAMSVIVNRALPDVRDGLKPVHRRILYAMREAGNTPDKPYKKSARTVGEVLGKFHPHGDVAVYDALVRMAQDFSMRYPLIDGHGNFGSVDGDPPAAMRYTEARLAPIAMELLRDLEKETVDFVPNFDGDE